The following are encoded together in the Montipora capricornis isolate CH-2021 chromosome 5, ASM3666992v2, whole genome shotgun sequence genome:
- the LOC138048746 gene encoding uncharacterized protein, whose amino-acid sequence MREQTTKFEIFKKRNPRREAEEGEEETISKKIYCLLSKPPPYSGLWIVTEFASQRRRKRKFHGNRFTNSKNYNNSGFVDGESSSPLLEDEIISSNTRVDDEGKECLSASYRKLNIEEKKIEEKKPVDKSEKTSTSSSDPTITGFRLFDIEVLCNVLSLLRCHECGESSLSFMEDEIYRKGCASSLRLLCENCGWIYSFYTSKQQGKSFEVNRRIVYSMRTLGKGHTGAKKFCSLMNMPPPPAPNNYAKISKVITTCLQSIAKERMSKAAEEIRILKGQNDPPVNEPVGCGVSFDGTWQKRGFSSRNGCVTAISIDTGKVLDVEALSQACKQCELHEHLDKNSEEYRRWQADHTICKANFKGSAPAMEPEGVNRIFRRSVEQEDQAGVHLSQRKSLDNTKKRRKVLRGLKKRKDDKRKKAEGVNYASGYF is encoded by the exons atgAGAGAACAGACGACGAAATTTGAGATATTTAAGAAAAGAAATCCTCGAAGAGAAgccgaagaaggagaagaagagacaatttcaaagaaaatctac TGTCTTTTGAGCAAACCGCCGCCATATTCTGGTTTGTGGATCGTGACAGAATTTGCTTCTCAAAGGCGAAGGAAAAGAAAGTTTCATGGGAATAGATTTACAAATAGTAAGAATTACAATAACAGTGGCTTTGTGGATGGAGAAAGCAGTTCTCCTTTGCTTGAAGATGAAATCATTTCGTCGAATACTCGAGTTGACGATGAAGGAAAAGAATGTTTGTCTGCATCTTACCGAAAGCTAAATATCGAAGAAAAGAAGATCGAAGAAAAGAAACCAGTAGATAAATCGGAGAAAACATCTACTTCTAGCAGTGATCCAACGATTACAGGGTTTAGACTCTTTGACATTGAAGTGTTGTGCAATGTGCTCTCGCTATTGAGGTGTCATGAGTGTGGTGAGTCGAGTCTTTCGTTTATGGAAGATGAAATTTATAGAAAGGGCTGTGCCTCAAGTTTGCGTTTACTGTGTGAGAACTGTGGCTGGATTTACTCCTTTTACACCTCAAAACAACAAGGGAAGAGCTTCGAGGTGAACAGGCGCATTGTTTATAGCATGAGAACCCTTGGAAAGGGGCACACTGGTGCTAAGAAATTTTGTAGTTTGATGAATATGCCTCCACCACCAGCTCCAAACAATTATGCGAAGATTTCGAAGGTGATTACCACTTGTTTGCAGTCCATTGCAAAGGAAAGGATGAGCAAAGCAGCTGAGGAAATAAGAATTCTAAAGGGGCAAAATGACCCTCCTGTAAATGAACCTGTTGGCTGTGGTGTTTCTTTTGATGGCACATGGCAGAAACGAGGGTTTTCATCAAGGAATGGATGTGTTACTGCCATCTCTATTGATACAGGAAAGGTGCTTGATGTTGAAGCCCTTAGCCAAGCATGTAAGCAGTGTGAGCTACATGAACATTTAGACAAGAACAGTGAGGAATATCGGAGATGGCAGGCAGACCATACCATCTGCAAAGCCAATTTTAAAGGTTCTGCACCAGCCATGGAACCAGAAGGTGTCAACCGTATATTTAGGCGCTCTGTGGAACAGGAGGATCAAGCAGGTGTGCACCTATCTCAGAGGAAAAGCCTTGATAACAcaaagaagagaagaaaagtGCTCAGAGgcttaaaaaagagaaaagatgACAAAAGAAAGAAGGCAGAGGGTGTGAACTATGCCTCTGGGTATTTTTAG